In a genomic window of Streptomyces sp. SJL17-4:
- a CDS encoding PH domain-containing protein yields MTGENAVRLRPPRNAVDERAVAWWRSRLLVTTAVPVVVLGVLGAFIGPARFWLLVSAAAVAAVGLASTAFFPAWWFRVHRWEVTEDAVYVRTGAIWQEWRIAPMSRIQTVDTSRGPLEQAFRLATVTVTTASSKGAIRIEGLDHELAAGLAERLTLITQATPGDAT; encoded by the coding sequence ATGACGGGGGAGAACGCGGTGCGGCTGCGGCCGCCCAGGAACGCCGTGGACGAGCGGGCCGTCGCCTGGTGGCGGAGCCGGCTGCTCGTGACCACCGCCGTACCGGTGGTGGTCCTCGGCGTCCTCGGCGCCTTCATCGGGCCCGCCCGGTTCTGGCTGCTGGTCTCGGCCGCGGCCGTGGCCGCCGTGGGCCTCGCCAGTACCGCGTTCTTCCCCGCCTGGTGGTTCCGGGTGCACCGCTGGGAGGTCACCGAGGACGCCGTCTACGTCCGCACGGGGGCCATCTGGCAGGAATGGCGCATCGCTCCCATGTCCCGGATCCAGACCGTCGACACCTCGCGCGGCCCGCTGGAGCAGGCCTTCCGGCTCGCCACCGTCACGGTGACCACCGCCTCCTCCAAGGGCGCCATCCGGATCGAGGGCCTCGACCACGAGCTGGCCGCCGGGCTCGCCGAGCGGCTGACCCTCATCACCCAGGCCACCCCCGGGGACGCCACATGA
- the zwf gene encoding glucose-6-phosphate dehydrogenase yields MSAVHGANPLRDAADRRLPRIAGPSGLVIFGVTGDLSRKKLMPAVYDLANRGLLPPGFSLIGFARREWQDEDFAQEVHDAVEQHARTPFREEVWQQLIQGMRFVQGDFDDDDAFEQLKDTIEELDKAQGTGGNFAFYLSVPPKFFPKVVQQLKKHGLADQKDGSWRRAVIEKPFGHDLVSAKELNEVVHEVFPPNEVFRIDHYLGKETVQNILALRFANTLFEPIWNRSYVDHVQITMAEDIGIGGRAGYYDGIGAARDVIQNHLLQLLALTAMEEPGSFDADALAAEKTKVLGAVKVPKDLGKSTVRGQYAAGWQGGAKAVGYLQEDGIDPQSKTDTYAAIKLEIDNRRWAGVPFYLRTGKRLGRRVTEIAVVFQRAPHSPFDSTATEELGRNAIVIRVQPDEGVTVRFGSKVPGTQMEIRDVSMDFAYGESFTESSPEAYERLLLDVLLGDSNLFPRVEEVELSWKILDPIEQFWDKHGKPAQYQSGTWGPVEADEMLARDGRSWRRP; encoded by the coding sequence TTGAGCGCAGTCCACGGAGCCAACCCGCTCCGTGACGCCGCAGACCGACGGCTCCCGCGCATCGCGGGGCCGTCGGGTCTGGTGATCTTCGGCGTCACGGGCGATTTGTCCCGTAAGAAGCTGATGCCTGCCGTCTACGACCTGGCCAACCGCGGCCTGCTGCCGCCGGGCTTCTCGCTCATCGGCTTCGCCCGCCGTGAGTGGCAGGACGAGGACTTCGCGCAGGAGGTCCACGACGCCGTCGAGCAGCACGCGCGCACCCCGTTCCGCGAGGAGGTGTGGCAGCAGCTGATCCAGGGGATGCGTTTCGTCCAGGGCGACTTCGACGACGACGACGCCTTCGAACAGCTCAAGGACACCATCGAGGAGCTGGACAAGGCGCAGGGCACGGGCGGCAACTTCGCCTTCTACCTGTCGGTCCCGCCGAAGTTCTTCCCCAAGGTCGTCCAGCAGCTCAAGAAGCACGGGCTCGCCGACCAGAAGGACGGCTCCTGGCGCCGCGCGGTCATCGAGAAGCCCTTCGGCCACGACCTGGTCTCCGCCAAGGAGCTCAACGAGGTCGTCCACGAGGTCTTCCCGCCGAACGAGGTCTTCCGGATCGACCACTACCTCGGCAAGGAGACCGTCCAGAACATCCTGGCGCTCCGCTTCGCCAACACCCTCTTCGAGCCGATCTGGAACCGGTCGTACGTCGACCACGTGCAGATCACCATGGCCGAGGACATCGGCATCGGCGGCCGCGCCGGCTACTACGACGGCATCGGCGCCGCCCGTGACGTCATCCAGAACCACCTGCTCCAGCTGCTCGCGCTGACCGCGATGGAGGAGCCCGGCTCCTTCGACGCCGACGCGCTGGCCGCCGAGAAGACCAAGGTCCTCGGCGCGGTGAAGGTGCCCAAGGACCTGGGCAAGTCCACGGTCCGCGGTCAGTACGCGGCAGGCTGGCAGGGCGGCGCGAAGGCCGTCGGCTACCTCCAGGAAGACGGCATCGACCCCCAGTCGAAGACCGACACCTACGCGGCCATCAAGCTGGAGATCGACAACCGCCGCTGGGCGGGCGTCCCCTTCTACCTGCGCACCGGCAAGCGGCTCGGCCGCCGCGTCACCGAGATCGCGGTCGTCTTCCAGCGTGCCCCGCACTCCCCCTTCGACTCCACCGCGACCGAGGAACTCGGCCGCAACGCCATCGTCATCCGGGTCCAGCCGGACGAGGGCGTGACGGTGCGGTTCGGCTCCAAGGTGCCCGGCACCCAGATGGAGATCCGGGACGTGTCGATGGACTTCGCCTACGGCGAGTCCTTCACGGAGTCCAGCCCCGAGGCGTACGAGCGTCTCCTCCTCGACGTCCTGCTCGGTGACTCGAACCTCTTCCCGCGCGTGGAGGAGGTCGAGCTGTCCTGGAAGATCCTCGACCCGATCGAGCAGTTCTGGGACAAGCACGGCAAGCCCGCGCAGTACCAGTCCGGGACCTGGGGTCCGGTCGAGGCGGACGAGATGCTCGCACGAGACGGACGGAGCTGGCGCCGGCCATGA
- the opcA gene encoding glucose-6-phosphate dehydrogenase assembly protein OpcA, whose protein sequence is MKTDLTDTTSSKINKALVLGRRAIGTPAVGMVLTLVIVTDEENAYDALKAANEASREHPSRTLVVIKRVSRSPRDRSKARLDAEVRLGADASTGETVVLRLYGEVGDHAQSVVLPLLLPDAPVVVWWPVNAPTDPAKDPLGALAQRRVTDTYAAEQPIQELTARADAYTPGDTDLSWTRITPWRSMLAAALDQVVCEVTSAEVEGEEFNPSVELLAMWLAERLKIPVRRSKSAGPGLTSVRMQTSSGPIVLDRPDGSLATLSIQGQPDRAVALKRRDTAELIAEELRRLDPDDTYATALKFGLERLDEEAAVTAPDVVVETAVETAAESAAPAAEPAAKPAAKPAAKKAPAKKAAAK, encoded by the coding sequence ATGAAGACCGACCTGACGGACACCACGTCCTCCAAGATCAACAAGGCGCTGGTGCTCGGGCGGCGGGCGATCGGCACGCCGGCCGTCGGCATGGTGCTCACCCTCGTCATCGTGACCGACGAGGAGAACGCCTACGACGCGCTGAAGGCCGCGAACGAGGCGTCCCGCGAGCACCCCTCGCGGACCCTCGTCGTCATCAAGCGGGTCTCGCGCTCCCCGCGGGACCGTTCCAAGGCACGACTCGACGCCGAGGTCCGCCTCGGCGCCGACGCCAGCACCGGTGAGACGGTGGTCCTCCGGCTGTACGGCGAGGTCGGCGACCACGCCCAGTCGGTGGTGCTGCCGCTGCTCCTCCCGGACGCCCCCGTCGTCGTCTGGTGGCCGGTGAACGCGCCGACCGACCCGGCGAAGGACCCGCTGGGCGCGCTCGCCCAGCGCCGGGTGACCGACACGTACGCCGCCGAGCAGCCCATCCAGGAGCTGACCGCGCGCGCGGACGCGTACACCCCGGGCGACACGGACCTCTCGTGGACCCGGATCACCCCGTGGCGTTCGATGCTCGCCGCCGCGCTCGACCAGGTCGTGTGCGAGGTGACCTCCGCCGAGGTCGAGGGCGAGGAGTTCAACCCGAGCGTCGAGCTGCTCGCCATGTGGCTGGCGGAGCGGCTGAAGATTCCGGTGCGCCGCTCGAAGTCGGCGGGGCCCGGTCTCACCTCCGTACGGATGCAGACCAGCTCCGGCCCGATCGTCCTCGACCGGCCGGACGGCTCGCTCGCCACGCTCTCCATCCAGGGGCAGCCCGACCGTGCGGTGGCGCTCAAGCGCCGCGACACGGCCGAGCTGATCGCGGAGGAGCTGCGCCGGCTGGACCCGGACGACACCTACGCGACGGCACTCAAGTTCGGCCTTGAGCGGCTCGACGAGGAGGCGGCCGTCACCGCCCCCGACGTCGTCGTGGAGACCGCCGTGGAAACCGCTGCGGAGTCGGCCGCCCCGGCGGCCGAGCCCGCCGCGAAGCCCGCCGCGAAGCCCGCCGCGAAGAAGGCCCCGGCCAAGAAGGCGGCGGCCAAGTGA
- the tal gene encoding transaldolase, with amino-acid sequence MTDALKRLSDEGVAIWLDDLSRKRITSGNLAELIDQSHVVGVTTNPSIFQKAISHGDGYEQQLADLAARKVTVDEAIRMITTADVRDAADILRPVFEATEGQDGRVSIEVDPRLAHETTATIAEAKQLAWLVDRPNTLIKIPATKAGLPAITEVIGLGISVNVTLIFSLERYRAVMDAYLAGLEKARERGLDLSKIHSVASFFVSRVDSEIDKRLDALGTDEAKTLKGKAALANARLAYEAYEEVFSSERWAALDKAQANKQRPLWASTGVKDPAYKDTLYVVDLVAPGTVNTMPEATLEATADHGVVAGDTVRGTYDQSRAELAAVEKLGIAYDDVVQLLEDEGVEKFEASWNDLLKSTEAELSRLAPSEA; translated from the coding sequence ATGACAGACGCTCTCAAGCGCCTCTCCGACGAAGGCGTCGCGATCTGGCTGGACGACCTCTCGCGCAAGCGGATCACGTCCGGCAACCTGGCCGAGCTCATCGACCAGAGCCATGTGGTCGGTGTGACCACGAACCCGTCGATCTTCCAGAAGGCCATCTCGCACGGTGACGGTTACGAGCAGCAGCTCGCCGACCTCGCCGCCCGCAAGGTGACCGTCGACGAGGCCATCCGCATGATCACGACGGCGGACGTCCGCGACGCCGCCGACATCCTGCGGCCGGTCTTCGAGGCGACCGAGGGCCAGGACGGCCGGGTCTCCATCGAGGTCGACCCCCGTCTCGCCCACGAGACGACCGCCACCATCGCCGAGGCCAAGCAGCTGGCCTGGCTGGTGGACCGCCCCAACACGCTCATCAAGATCCCGGCCACCAAGGCGGGTCTGCCGGCGATCACCGAGGTCATCGGCCTCGGCATCAGCGTCAACGTGACGCTGATCTTCTCGCTCGAGCGCTACCGCGCGGTCATGGACGCCTACCTGGCGGGCCTGGAGAAGGCCCGCGAGCGCGGCCTCGACCTCTCCAAGATCCACTCGGTGGCCTCCTTCTTCGTGTCCCGGGTGGACTCGGAGATCGACAAGCGTCTGGACGCCCTCGGCACCGACGAGGCCAAGACCCTCAAGGGCAAGGCCGCCCTGGCCAACGCGCGTCTGGCGTACGAGGCGTACGAGGAGGTCTTCTCCTCGGAGCGCTGGGCCGCCCTCGACAAGGCGCAGGCCAACAAGCAGCGTCCGCTGTGGGCCTCGACCGGCGTCAAGGACCCGGCGTACAAGGACACCCTGTACGTCGTGGACCTGGTCGCCCCGGGCACGGTCAACACCATGCCGGAGGCCACCCTGGAGGCCACCGCCGACCACGGCGTGGTCGCCGGTGACACCGTGCGCGGCACCTACGACCAGTCGCGTGCCGAGCTCGCGGCCGTCGAGAAGCTGGGCATCGCGTACGACGATGTCGTCCAGCTCCTGGAGGACGAGGGCGTCGAGAAGTTCGAGGCGTCCTGGAACGACCTTCTCAAGTCCACCGAGGCGGAGCTCTCGCGCCTCGCACCTTCGGAGGCGTAA
- a CDS encoding PH domain-containing protein, whose product MSEAPDTVTEAAAHGSQETDWLRLDPRTVLVRVVLFAGVLVGAALPVTFALAGPRPLWQAAAWVAAGVALALLADIVAETLRLRRTRYRVGTERVELHTGLLVVQRRSLARERIRSADLTANPLQRVLGLVKVRIGTGEHTGGSDSTLELDLVTRAEGERLRHELLARPAVTPEEPDHDNTLATLDPRWIRYAPVSFLAPALGGAAAGAVMQVSEWFGAQGEVIDWIGDRFQDVSIPWMIVALVLLATVAGAVGALGLWVEMWWNYRLEREPGGTLRVSRGLFTARSVSIEERRLRGIELVEPLGVRLLGAARVDAVATGLVKDDADKHADLKSLLPAAERPVADRVAAQVLREPEPPTGAPLAPHPRAARTRRVRWALWSVLVPVTVLVLLGLLLTPVLLYVAAGCAVVLVPVAVLFALDAYRALGHGVSGAYLVTRSGTVRRATVALQRSGVIGWTVKQSYFQRRAGVLTLTATTAAGAGAYDILDVGRSQGLTFAAGAVPDLLTPFLEPVPTQEARSTER is encoded by the coding sequence ATGAGCGAGGCACCGGACACGGTGACGGAGGCCGCCGCCCACGGGAGCCAGGAGACGGACTGGCTCCGGCTCGACCCCCGTACCGTCCTCGTCCGGGTCGTCCTCTTCGCCGGCGTCCTCGTCGGCGCCGCGCTGCCCGTCACCTTCGCGCTGGCCGGGCCCCGCCCGCTCTGGCAGGCCGCCGCCTGGGTCGCCGCGGGCGTCGCCCTCGCCCTGCTCGCCGACATCGTCGCGGAGACCCTCCGGCTCCGCCGCACCCGCTACCGCGTCGGCACCGAGAGGGTGGAGCTCCACACCGGACTCCTCGTCGTCCAGCGCCGCTCGCTCGCCCGTGAGCGCATCCGCAGCGCCGACCTCACCGCCAACCCGCTCCAGCGTGTCCTCGGCCTCGTCAAGGTCCGTATCGGCACCGGCGAGCACACCGGCGGCAGCGACTCCACGCTCGAACTCGACCTGGTCACCCGGGCCGAGGGGGAGCGGCTGCGCCACGAACTGCTCGCCCGCCCAGCGGTCACCCCCGAGGAACCGGACCACGACAACACCCTCGCGACCCTCGACCCGCGCTGGATCCGCTACGCCCCCGTCTCCTTCCTCGCCCCCGCCCTCGGCGGCGCGGCGGCCGGCGCCGTCATGCAGGTCAGTGAGTGGTTCGGCGCCCAGGGAGAGGTCATCGACTGGATAGGGGACCGCTTCCAGGACGTCTCCATCCCCTGGATGATCGTCGCCCTGGTCCTCCTCGCCACCGTCGCCGGAGCCGTCGGCGCGCTCGGCCTCTGGGTCGAGATGTGGTGGAACTACCGTCTGGAGCGCGAGCCCGGCGGCACCCTGCGGGTCTCCCGCGGCCTCTTCACCGCCCGCTCGGTCTCCATAGAGGAGCGCAGGCTGCGCGGCATCGAGCTGGTCGAGCCGCTCGGCGTCCGGCTGCTCGGGGCCGCCCGGGTCGACGCCGTCGCCACCGGTCTCGTCAAGGACGACGCCGACAAGCACGCCGACCTCAAGAGCCTGCTGCCGGCCGCGGAGCGGCCGGTGGCCGACCGGGTCGCCGCCCAGGTCCTGCGCGAGCCGGAGCCGCCCACCGGGGCGCCCCTCGCCCCCCACCCCCGGGCCGCCCGCACCCGGAGGGTGCGCTGGGCGCTGTGGAGCGTCCTGGTGCCCGTGACGGTCCTCGTCCTTCTCGGGCTGCTCCTCACCCCGGTCCTGCTGTACGTGGCGGCCGGCTGCGCGGTCGTCCTCGTCCCGGTCGCCGTGCTGTTCGCCCTCGACGCGTACCGCGCACTCGGACACGGCGTCAGCGGCGCCTATCTGGTGACCCGTTCGGGTACGGTCCGGCGGGCCACGGTCGCCCTCCAGCGTTCCGGCGTCATCGGCTGGACCGTCAAGCAGTCGTACTTCCAGCGGCGGGCCGGCGTGCTGACCCTCACCGCCACCACGGCCGCCGGAGCGGGCGCGTACGACATCCTCGACGTGGGCCGGAGCCAGGGCCTGACCTTCGCCGCCGGGGCCGTACCGGACCTGCTCACGCCCTTCCTCGAACCCGTACCGACGCAGGAGGCCCGGTCCACCGAAAGGTGA
- the tkt gene encoding transketolase codes for MSTKPTTTDLEWTELDQRAVDTARILAADAVQKVGNGHPGTAMSLAPAAYTLFQKVMRHDPADPEWVGRDRFVLSAGHSSLTLYTQLYLGGFGLELDDLKAFRTWGSKTPGHPEYGHTAAVETTTGPLGQGVANAVGMAMAARFERGLFDPEAATGASPFDHHIYAIAGDGCLQEGISAEASSLAGHQKLGNLILLWDDNHISIEGDTETAVSEDTMKRYEAYGWHVQRVEPQANGDLDPAGLYAAIRAAEAETERPSFIAMRSIIAWPAPNAQNTEAAHGSALGDEEIAATKRVLGFDPEQTFEVTDEVIAHTRSLGDRGREARAAWEKSLAEWRTANPERAAEFDRIQANELPAGWAEKLPVFEPGKGVATRAASGQVLKALGAVIPELWGGSADLAGSNNTTIDKDSSFLPEGNPLPEADKYGRTIHFGIREHSMAAEMNGIALHGNTRIYGGTFLVFSDYMRNAVRLSALMHLPVTYVWTHDSIGLGEDGPTHQPVEHLASLRAIPGLNVVRPADANETAIAWREIMQRHTKVYGKGAPHGLALTRQGVPTYAPNEDTVKGGYVLFEAEGGSPEVVLIGTGSEVHLAVEAREQLQAAGVPTRVVSMPSVEWFEEQDQAYKDSVLPPSVTARVAVEAGIGLTWHRYVGDAGRIVSLEHFGASADAKVLFREFGFTPEAIVAAARESIDAAAR; via the coding sequence GTGAGCACTAAGCCGACCACCACAGACCTCGAGTGGACCGAGTTGGACCAGCGGGCCGTCGACACCGCCCGCATCCTGGCGGCGGACGCCGTACAGAAGGTCGGCAACGGCCATCCCGGTACGGCGATGAGCCTGGCGCCCGCCGCGTACACCCTCTTCCAGAAGGTGATGCGGCACGACCCGGCCGACCCCGAGTGGGTCGGGCGCGACCGGTTCGTCCTCTCCGCGGGACACTCGTCCCTGACCCTCTACACCCAGCTGTACCTGGGTGGGTTCGGTCTTGAGCTGGACGACCTGAAGGCCTTCCGCACCTGGGGCTCGAAGACCCCGGGTCACCCGGAGTACGGTCACACCGCCGCGGTCGAGACCACCACGGGCCCGCTGGGCCAGGGTGTCGCCAACGCCGTGGGCATGGCGATGGCCGCCCGCTTCGAGCGCGGTCTGTTCGACCCGGAGGCCGCCACCGGCGCCTCCCCGTTCGACCACCACATCTACGCGATCGCCGGTGACGGCTGCCTCCAGGAGGGCATCTCCGCGGAGGCGTCCTCGCTCGCCGGCCACCAGAAGCTCGGCAACCTGATCCTGCTGTGGGACGACAACCACATCTCGATCGAGGGTGACACCGAGACGGCCGTGTCCGAGGACACGATGAAGCGGTACGAGGCGTACGGCTGGCACGTCCAGCGCGTCGAGCCGCAGGCCAACGGCGACCTGGACCCGGCCGGTCTGTACGCGGCGATCCGGGCCGCCGAGGCCGAGACCGAGCGCCCGTCGTTCATCGCGATGCGCTCGATCATCGCCTGGCCCGCCCCGAACGCGCAGAACACCGAGGCCGCGCACGGCTCGGCGCTCGGCGACGAGGAGATCGCGGCCACCAAGCGCGTCCTCGGTTTCGACCCGGAGCAGACCTTCGAGGTCACCGACGAGGTGATCGCGCACACCCGCTCGCTCGGCGACCGCGGCCGTGAGGCCCGCGCCGCGTGGGAAAAGTCGCTCGCCGAGTGGCGTACGGCCAACCCGGAGCGCGCCGCCGAGTTCGACCGCATCCAGGCGAACGAACTCCCGGCCGGCTGGGCCGAGAAGCTCCCGGTCTTCGAGCCGGGCAAGGGTGTCGCCACCCGTGCCGCCTCGGGCCAGGTCCTCAAGGCGCTCGGCGCGGTCATCCCGGAGCTGTGGGGCGGCTCGGCCGACCTCGCCGGCTCCAACAACACGACGATCGACAAGGACTCGTCGTTCCTGCCCGAGGGCAACCCGCTGCCGGAGGCCGACAAGTACGGCCGCACGATCCACTTCGGCATCCGCGAGCACTCCATGGCCGCGGAGATGAACGGCATCGCGCTGCACGGCAACACGCGCATCTACGGCGGCACCTTCCTGGTGTTCTCCGACTACATGCGCAACGCCGTGCGTCTGTCCGCGCTGATGCACCTCCCCGTCACGTACGTCTGGACCCACGACTCGATCGGTCTGGGCGAGGACGGCCCGACGCACCAGCCGGTGGAGCACCTGGCCTCGCTGCGCGCGATCCCGGGTCTCAACGTGGTCCGTCCGGCCGACGCCAACGAGACGGCCATCGCCTGGCGCGAGATCATGCAGCGCCACACGAAGGTCTACGGCAAGGGCGCCCCGCACGGCCTCGCGCTGACCCGTCAGGGCGTGCCGACGTACGCGCCGAACGAGGACACGGTCAAGGGCGGCTACGTGCTGTTCGAGGCCGAGGGCGGCTCGCCCGAGGTCGTGCTGATCGGTACCGGTTCCGAGGTGCACCTGGCCGTCGAGGCCCGCGAGCAGCTCCAGGCCGCCGGTGTCCCGACCCGGGTGGTCTCGATGCCGTCCGTCGAGTGGTTCGAGGAGCAGGACCAGGCGTACAAGGACTCCGTCCTGCCGCCGTCGGTCACGGCCCGCGTCGCGGTCGAGGCCGGTATCGGCCTCACCTGGCACCGCTACGTCGGGGACGCCGGCCGGATCGTCTCCCTGGAGCACTTCGGTGCCTCGGCGGACGCGAAGGTCCTCTTCCGCGAGTTCGGATTCACGCCGGAGGCGATCGTCGCCGCCGCGCGGGAATCGATCGACGCCGCCGCGCGCTGA
- the pgl gene encoding 6-phosphogluconolactonase yields MSTPQLVVHRDKELMAEAAAARLITKIVDAQAARGAASVVLTGGRNGNGLLAALGSAPARDAIDWSRLDLWWGDERFLPEGDPERNVTQAREALLDRVPLDPARVHAMPASDGPYGSDVDAAAAAYAEELAAAAGPGDHGGVPTFDVLMLGVGPDTHVASLFPELPAVRETERTVVGVHGAPKPPPVRVSLTLPAIRAAKEVWLLAAGEDKAKAAAIALSGPGEVQAPAAGAYGRSRTLWLLDAAAASELPRSLYPPASA; encoded by the coding sequence GTGAGCACGCCCCAGCTGGTCGTCCACCGCGACAAGGAGCTGATGGCCGAGGCCGCGGCCGCCCGGCTGATCACGAAGATCGTGGACGCCCAGGCCGCCCGCGGCGCCGCCTCGGTGGTGCTCACCGGCGGGCGCAACGGCAACGGCCTGCTTGCGGCGCTCGGTTCGGCGCCCGCGCGGGACGCGATCGACTGGTCGCGGCTCGACCTGTGGTGGGGCGACGAGCGGTTCCTGCCCGAGGGCGACCCCGAGCGGAACGTCACCCAGGCCCGGGAGGCGCTCCTCGACCGGGTGCCGCTCGACCCGGCACGGGTGCATGCCATGCCGGCCTCGGACGGCCCGTACGGCTCCGACGTGGACGCGGCCGCGGCCGCGTACGCGGAGGAGCTCGCCGCCGCCGCGGGCCCTGGTGACCATGGCGGGGTGCCGACCTTCGACGTCCTGATGCTGGGCGTCGGCCCGGACACCCATGTGGCCTCGCTCTTCCCGGAGTTGCCCGCGGTCCGCGAGACCGAGCGGACGGTGGTCGGCGTGCACGGCGCGCCCAAGCCGCCGCCGGTACGGGTCTCGCTGACGCTTCCGGCGATCCGGGCGGCCAAGGAGGTCTGGCTGCTCGCGGCAGGTGAGGACAAGGCGAAGGCGGCGGCGATCGCACTGTCGGGCCCGGGCGAGGTGCAGGCCCCGGCGGCCGGCGCCTACGGCCGCTCGCGCACGCTGTGGCTGCTGGACGCGGCGGCGGCCTCGGAGCTGCCGCGGAGTCTGTACCCGCCGGCGTCCGCCTGA
- the pgi gene encoding glucose-6-phosphate isomerase has translation MNNQGRTRLNRLPEWAALGKHREQLGDTHLRDLFAADAERGTGYALRVGDLYLDYSKHLVTDETLTLLSELAAVTGVAELRDAMFRGEKINTTEDRAVLHTALRAPRGAVIEVDGENVVPAVHAVLDKMSAFSDRVRAGEWTGHTGKPIKNIVNIGIGGSDLGPAMAYEVLRSYTQRDLTFRFVSNVDGADLHEAVRDLDPAETLFIVASKTFTTIETITNATSARDWLLTGLRADQDAVAKHFVALSTNAEKVEEFGIDTANMFEFWDWVGGRYSYDSAIGLSLMIAIGPERFREMLDGFHLVDEHFRTAPPEENAPLLLGLLGLWYGAFFDAQSHAVLPYSHYLSKFTAYLQQLDMESNGKSVDREGNRVDWQTGPVVWGTPGTNGQHAYYQLIHQGTKVIPADFIGFARPVDDLLPGLVAQHDLLMANFFAQTQALAFGKTPDEVRAEGVPEELVPHKTFQGNHPTTTILADALTPSVLGQLIALYEHKVFVQGAIWNIDSFDQWGVELGKVLAKRIEPVLTAADGAQGGEQLDSSTAGLVSAYRTLRGR, from the coding sequence ATGAACAACCAAGGCCGCACCAGGCTCAACCGGCTGCCCGAGTGGGCGGCCCTCGGCAAGCACCGTGAGCAGCTGGGCGACACCCATCTGCGCGACCTGTTCGCCGCCGACGCCGAGCGTGGCACCGGCTACGCCCTGCGCGTCGGCGACCTCTACCTGGACTACTCCAAGCACCTCGTCACCGACGAGACGCTGACCCTGCTGAGCGAACTGGCCGCCGTCACCGGCGTCGCCGAGCTCCGCGACGCCATGTTCCGCGGCGAGAAGATCAACACCACCGAGGACCGCGCCGTCCTCCACACCGCGCTCCGCGCCCCCCGCGGGGCCGTGATCGAGGTCGACGGGGAGAACGTCGTCCCCGCCGTCCACGCCGTCCTCGACAAGATGAGCGCCTTCTCCGACAGGGTCCGCGCGGGCGAGTGGACCGGTCACACCGGCAAGCCGATCAAGAACATCGTCAACATCGGCATCGGCGGCTCCGACCTCGGCCCCGCCATGGCCTACGAGGTGCTGCGCTCCTACACCCAGCGGGACCTGACGTTCCGTTTCGTCTCCAACGTCGACGGCGCCGACCTCCACGAGGCGGTCCGCGACCTCGACCCGGCCGAGACGCTGTTCATCGTCGCCTCGAAGACCTTCACCACCATCGAGACGATCACCAACGCCACCTCGGCCCGCGACTGGCTCCTCACCGGGCTGCGGGCCGACCAGGACGCCGTCGCCAAGCACTTCGTGGCCCTCTCCACCAACGCCGAGAAGGTCGAGGAGTTCGGCATCGACACGGCGAACATGTTCGAGTTCTGGGACTGGGTCGGCGGCCGCTACTCGTACGACTCCGCCATCGGCCTCTCCCTGATGATCGCCATCGGCCCGGAGCGCTTCCGCGAGATGCTCGACGGCTTCCACCTCGTCGACGAGCACTTCCGTACGGCTCCGCCCGAGGAGAACGCGCCGCTGCTCCTCGGTCTCCTCGGCCTCTGGTACGGCGCGTTCTTCGACGCCCAGTCGCACGCCGTCCTGCCGTACTCGCACTACCTGTCCAAGTTCACCGCCTACCTCCAGCAGCTCGACATGGAGTCCAACGGCAAGTCGGTGGACCGCGAGGGCAACCGGGTCGACTGGCAGACCGGCCCCGTCGTCTGGGGCACCCCCGGCACCAACGGGCAGCACGCCTACTACCAGTTGATCCACCAGGGCACCAAGGTCATCCCGGCCGACTTCATCGGCTTCGCGCGGCCGGTCGACGACCTGCTGCCGGGCCTCGTCGCCCAGCACGACCTGCTCATGGCCAACTTCTTCGCCCAGACCCAGGCGCTGGCCTTCGGCAAGACCCCCGACGAGGTACGGGCGGAGGGCGTCCCCGAGGAGCTCGTCCCGCACAAGACCTTCCAGGGGAACCACCCCACCACGACGATCCTCGCCGACGCACTGACCCCGTCCGTCCTCGGCCAGCTCATCGCGCTGTACGAGCACAAGGTCTTCGTCCAGGGCGCCATCTGGAACATCGACTCCTTCGACCAGTGGGGCGTCGAACTCGGCAAGGTCCTCGCCAAGCGGATCGAGCCGGTCCTGACGGCCGCTGACGGGGCCCAGGGCGGCGAGCAGCTCGACAGCTCCACCGCCGGACTCGTGTCCGCCTACCGCACGCTGCGCGGACGGTAG